From a single Streptomyces sp. 1331.2 genomic region:
- the asnB gene encoding asparagine synthase (glutamine-hydrolyzing), with the protein MCGITGWVAFERDLTAEPDAADVLDAMTATQLRRGPDAGGVLLQPHAALGHRRLAVIDIEGGTQPMTVERDGRLLAALTYSGEVYNHRELRAELEAAGHRFRTRSDTEVVLHAYLEWGEGLAGRLNGMFAFAVWDARREELLLVRDRMGVKPLHYRATPDGVIFGSEVKALLAHPAVRPVVDLDGLRELLGHTRTPGLTPYRDVREVRPGHVVRVRRGGVSEHRYWALEAREHADSLPATVATVRALLDDIVHRQLDADVPLCSLLSGGLDSSAVTAIAARLLRSAGAGPVRSFSVGFSGQGEDFHSDAVRQTPDGPYARLLAGHVGADHSVVELDAAELTDPSRRSAALRARDLPNGVGDMDVSLLLLFRGVRRHSTVALSGESADELFGGYRWFHDPQSIATEDFPWAAGLTHIAGAGSGPREELLDSGLLRKLDLEDYRRARYREALAEVPHLAAADPLERRMREISYLNLTRFVRILLDRKDRMSMANGLEVRVPFCDHRLVQYVFNVPWAMKSFDGREKSLLRAAVRNVLPATIADRPKSPYPVTTDPHYPARLRSELARLSTTRTSPALGLLDRRRLADALAPDTDPRSVRLGVDLALDLDAWLTEYQVTLEL; encoded by the coding sequence ATGTGCGGGATCACCGGATGGGTCGCCTTCGAACGCGATCTCACCGCCGAACCGGACGCCGCGGACGTCCTCGACGCGATGACGGCCACCCAGCTGCGCCGCGGCCCGGACGCCGGCGGGGTCCTCCTCCAGCCGCACGCCGCGCTCGGCCACCGCCGCCTCGCGGTGATCGACATCGAGGGCGGCACCCAGCCGATGACGGTCGAGCGGGACGGCCGGCTGCTGGCCGCGCTCACCTACAGCGGCGAGGTCTACAACCACCGCGAGCTGCGCGCGGAACTGGAGGCGGCCGGACACCGCTTCCGCACCCGCAGCGACACCGAGGTCGTGCTGCACGCCTACCTGGAGTGGGGCGAGGGCCTGGCCGGGCGGCTCAACGGCATGTTCGCCTTCGCCGTCTGGGACGCCCGGCGCGAGGAGCTGCTGCTGGTCCGCGACCGGATGGGCGTCAAGCCGCTGCACTACCGCGCCACCCCCGACGGCGTGATCTTCGGCTCCGAGGTCAAGGCCCTGCTCGCCCACCCCGCCGTCCGCCCGGTGGTCGACCTGGACGGGCTGCGCGAACTGCTCGGCCACACCCGCACCCCGGGCCTCACGCCGTACCGGGACGTCCGCGAGGTCCGGCCCGGCCACGTCGTACGGGTGCGCCGCGGGGGCGTGTCCGAGCACCGGTACTGGGCGCTGGAGGCCCGCGAGCACGCCGACAGCCTGCCGGCCACCGTCGCCACCGTCCGCGCCCTGCTGGACGACATCGTGCACCGCCAGCTCGACGCGGACGTCCCACTCTGCTCGCTGCTCTCCGGCGGGCTGGACTCCAGCGCCGTCACCGCCATCGCCGCCAGGCTGCTGCGCTCGGCCGGCGCCGGCCCGGTGCGCTCCTTCTCCGTCGGCTTCTCCGGGCAGGGCGAGGACTTCCACTCCGACGCCGTCCGGCAGACCCCCGACGGGCCGTACGCCCGGCTGCTCGCCGGGCACGTCGGCGCCGACCACAGCGTGGTCGAGCTGGACGCCGCCGAGCTCACCGACCCCTCCCGGCGTTCCGCGGCGCTGCGCGCCCGCGACCTGCCGAACGGCGTCGGCGACATGGACGTCTCGCTGCTGCTGCTCTTCCGGGGCGTGCGCCGCCACTCCACCGTCGCGCTCTCCGGCGAGTCCGCGGACGAACTCTTCGGCGGCTACCGCTGGTTCCACGACCCGCAGAGCATCGCCACCGAGGACTTCCCCTGGGCGGCCGGCCTCACCCACATCGCCGGCGCCGGCTCCGGCCCGCGCGAGGAACTGCTCGACTCCGGACTGCTCCGCAAGCTCGACCTGGAGGACTACCGCAGGGCCCGCTACCGCGAGGCCCTGGCCGAGGTCCCGCACCTGGCGGCCGCCGACCCGCTGGAACGGCGGATGCGCGAGATCTCGTACCTCAACCTGACCCGCTTCGTCCGCATCCTGCTCGACCGCAAGGACCGGATGAGCATGGCCAACGGGCTGGAGGTGCGGGTGCCGTTCTGCGACCACCGGCTGGTCCAGTACGTCTTCAACGTGCCGTGGGCGATGAAGAGCTTCGACGGCCGGGAGAAGAGCCTGCTGCGCGCCGCCGTCCGGAACGTGCTGCCCGCGACGATCGCCGACCGGCCGAAGAGCCCGTACCCCGTGACCACCGACCCGCACTACCCGGCGCGGCTGCGCTCCGAGCTCGCCCGGCTCAGCACCACCCGGACGTCCCCGGCGCTCGGCCTGCTCGACCGGCGGCGCCTCGCCGACGCGCTCGCCCCGGACACCGATCCACGCTCCGTCCGACTGGGCGTGGACCTCGCGCTCGACCTGGACGCCTGGCTGACGGAGTACCAGGTCACCCTGGAGCTCTGA
- a CDS encoding pyridoxal phosphate-dependent decarboxylase family protein, whose protein sequence is MTTEDRAADDFRAAAHATAELVSDYLAELPERPVWQPVADTARHALLDAPLPAVGRPLAELVEAIGHQVLPYPMGNGNPRFFGWVNSAPAPAGVLATLAAAAMNPSSAGGDHADVHLERAVVRWIAELVGFPHPAGGGLLTSGTSMATIVCLAAARNRAARQAGRDVREDGLAGLPPLVGYVTGETHSCVRKAAELLGLGSRHLRTVTTGPDGRLDPAELRAAVERDRAAGLLPFLVVASAGTVGTGAVDAFDPIADLCQEQGLWLHVDGAYGAFGRLDPAIAHRYAGLERADSLALDPHKWLGVPVDCGCALVRDTEELRGTFSLVPSYLRDEAAGALGWFSEYGTEQTRPFRALKVWATIAHRGRTGLVQDIARCTALARRLGELVRADPELELLAEVQTSIVAFRHRAPGLAPAARDALNRELPVAVQRRGRVFVTGARLGGEEMLRACLLNAATTEDDLHLLLAEVRAAAAELLS, encoded by the coding sequence ATGACCACCGAGGACCGCGCCGCCGACGACTTCCGCGCCGCCGCCCACGCCACCGCCGAGCTGGTCTCCGACTACCTCGCCGAGCTGCCCGAGCGCCCGGTCTGGCAGCCCGTGGCCGACACCGCCCGCCACGCCCTGCTGGACGCCCCGCTCCCCGCCGTCGGCCGCCCGCTCGCCGAGCTGGTCGAGGCCATCGGGCACCAGGTCCTCCCCTACCCGATGGGCAACGGCAACCCGCGCTTCTTCGGCTGGGTCAACTCCGCCCCCGCCCCCGCCGGGGTGCTCGCCACCCTCGCCGCCGCCGCGATGAACCCCAGCTCGGCCGGCGGCGACCACGCCGACGTCCACCTGGAGCGCGCCGTCGTCCGCTGGATCGCCGAACTCGTCGGCTTCCCGCACCCGGCCGGCGGCGGGCTGCTCACCTCCGGCACCTCGATGGCGACCATCGTCTGCCTCGCCGCCGCCCGCAACCGCGCCGCCCGGCAGGCCGGCCGGGACGTCCGGGAGGACGGCCTGGCGGGCCTGCCTCCGCTGGTCGGCTACGTCACCGGCGAGACCCACTCCTGCGTCCGCAAGGCCGCCGAGCTCCTCGGCCTCGGCAGCCGGCACCTGCGCACGGTCACCACCGGGCCCGACGGCCGCCTGGACCCCGCCGAGCTGCGGGCAGCCGTCGAGCGCGACCGCGCGGCCGGCCTGCTGCCCTTCCTGGTCGTCGCCTCCGCCGGCACGGTCGGCACCGGTGCGGTCGACGCCTTCGACCCGATCGCCGACCTGTGCCAGGAACAGGGCCTCTGGCTGCACGTGGACGGCGCGTACGGCGCCTTCGGCCGGCTCGACCCGGCCATCGCCCACCGCTACGCGGGCCTGGAGCGCGCCGACTCGCTCGCCCTCGACCCGCACAAGTGGCTCGGCGTCCCGGTCGACTGCGGCTGCGCCCTGGTCCGCGACACCGAGGAGCTGCGCGGCACCTTCAGCCTCGTCCCGTCCTACCTGCGCGACGAGGCCGCCGGCGCGCTCGGCTGGTTCTCCGAGTACGGCACCGAGCAGACCCGCCCGTTCCGGGCCCTCAAGGTCTGGGCCACCATCGCCCACAGGGGCCGCACCGGCCTGGTCCAGGACATCGCCCGGTGCACCGCGCTCGCCCGCCGCCTCGGCGAACTCGTCCGCGCCGACCCCGAGTTGGAGCTGCTCGCCGAGGTGCAGACCTCCATCGTGGCGTTCCGCCACCGCGCCCCCGGGCTGGCCCCGGCTGCCCGCGACGCCCTCAATCGCGAGCTGCCCGTCGCCGTCCAGCGGCGCGGCCGGGTCTTCGTCACCGGAGCCCGGCTCGGCGGGGAGGAGATGCTCCGCGCCTGCCTCCTCAACGCCGCGACGACCGAGGACGACCTGCACCTGCTCCTCGCCGAGGTCAGGGCCGCCGCCGCGGAGCTACTGTCGTAA
- a CDS encoding non-ribosomal peptide synthetase family protein, whose translation MRIDPSVSAATPVVPHARRAPVGTALTGLLDRQVRTRPNSTAVIGEEGGLTFLELSETARRLAAHLRGLGAGPDACVGLYVEPSVGLVAGAWGVLYAGAGYLPLSPEYPEDRLRYMVEDSGTRIVLTQAHLRERLAALAPAGTEIVTFEDAPPAHPAAEGGAEPESLAYVIYTSGSTGRPKGVMIEHRAVVSQLRWMLDAGHLDPEVTVLQKTPMSFDAAQWEILAPAVGARVVAGTPGLYRDPEALVAAVRRHEVTALQCVPTLLRALLDTEGFTDCTSLARVFSGGEALSRRLARDLGEALPAASLVNLYGPTECTINATAHVVDPAEPGDGADSVPIGRPVDNTQCYILDEQRTPVGAGGVGELYIGGVQLARGYLHRPELTEERFVPSPFTPGERLYRTGDLAQWNADGTIRFAGRVDNQVKLRGYRVELDEIARAIEEHTWVRRSAAIVAGDERTGHQNLVACVELNPREAALMDQGNHGGHHQSKASKLQVKAQLSDPGLRDPARLAGRERIELPGRRETEAQRRETFARKTYRFYDGGPVTRDDLTALLAARPAGPFGREPALLSFPELGRVLRWFGQFHSEERLLPKYAYASPGALYATQLYLETGGLDGLAAGLYYYHPVEHSLIRIGPAEPRTEAYLTLHFSGRHGAIEPVYKNNIREVLEFETGHMLGVFEEVLPEYGLDVRPLGLDPAVRGRLDVAEEDHYLGAFAVVRNDGTARARSTELYVQAHEGRVDGLPGGLYRYADGELTHVADAVVEPRHVIAINQSVHARAAFGITAVSRAPEEWLEYIALGTELHHLQRNGLGLGFMSSGYSSKSGHPLPAARRIDEILAGRGIATGPSYFFLGGKVSEEQIRSEGMHEDAVHMKGPAEIIKDELAKLLPDYMLPNRVLVVDALPLTANGKVDLKALAASDAVRTADVRSAYVAPRTEHERWLAEAWGQALKYEDVSVEDEFFAVGGNSLIAVALVHRINREFDVSLPLQVLFECPKLGDLAARIDRARGEDGAGPGEGGGAASSRLIPLHPGDSGRPVFCWPGLGGYPMNLRLLGREASRGRPFYGIQAHGINEGERPYPTIRETAAADVAELLRVQPEGPYTLWGFSFGARVAFEAAWQLEQAGRQVDRLLLICPGNPEVRRDDGGAWGREASYANPAYVTILFGVFTGRISGPELERCLAETADEATFVASVHRLLPDLDEELIRRITGIVGETYEFEYSFRELAERRLDAPVTIFKAAGDDYSFIEGSSGYSAAPPAVVDLTGDHYGVLKEHGVVELAAAIRALERITDEETAPGR comes from the coding sequence ATGCGCATCGACCCGTCCGTCTCCGCCGCCACCCCCGTCGTCCCGCACGCCCGCCGCGCCCCGGTCGGCACCGCGCTCACCGGTCTGCTCGACCGGCAGGTGCGCACCCGGCCGAATTCCACGGCCGTCATCGGCGAGGAAGGGGGCCTCACCTTCCTGGAACTGTCCGAGACCGCCCGCCGGCTGGCCGCGCACCTGCGCGGGCTGGGCGCCGGCCCGGACGCCTGCGTCGGCCTGTACGTCGAGCCGTCCGTGGGCCTGGTCGCCGGGGCCTGGGGCGTCCTGTACGCCGGGGCCGGCTACCTGCCGCTGTCGCCCGAGTATCCCGAGGACCGGCTCCGCTACATGGTCGAGGACAGCGGCACCCGGATCGTGCTCACCCAGGCGCACCTGCGCGAGCGGCTGGCCGCGCTGGCCCCGGCCGGTACCGAGATCGTCACCTTCGAGGACGCGCCGCCGGCGCACCCGGCGGCCGAGGGCGGCGCCGAACCGGAGTCGCTGGCCTACGTGATCTACACCTCCGGCAGCACCGGCCGCCCCAAGGGCGTGATGATCGAGCACCGCGCGGTCGTCTCCCAGCTGCGCTGGATGCTCGACGCCGGGCACCTCGACCCCGAGGTCACCGTGCTGCAGAAGACCCCGATGAGCTTCGACGCCGCCCAGTGGGAGATCCTCGCCCCGGCCGTCGGCGCCCGCGTGGTGGCCGGCACGCCCGGCCTCTACCGCGACCCGGAGGCGCTGGTCGCGGCCGTCCGGCGGCACGAGGTGACCGCCCTGCAGTGCGTGCCGACCCTGCTCCGGGCGCTGCTGGACACCGAGGGCTTCACCGACTGCACCAGCCTGGCCCGGGTGTTCTCCGGCGGCGAGGCGCTGTCCCGCCGGCTCGCCCGCGACCTGGGCGAGGCCCTGCCCGCGGCCTCGCTGGTCAACCTGTACGGCCCGACCGAGTGCACCATCAACGCCACCGCGCACGTGGTCGACCCGGCCGAGCCCGGCGACGGCGCCGACTCGGTGCCGATCGGCCGGCCCGTCGACAACACCCAGTGCTACATCCTGGACGAGCAGCGGACGCCGGTCGGCGCCGGCGGCGTCGGCGAGCTGTACATCGGCGGCGTTCAGCTGGCCCGCGGCTACCTGCACCGGCCGGAACTCACCGAGGAACGCTTCGTCCCCTCCCCGTTCACGCCCGGCGAGCGGCTGTACCGCACCGGCGACCTCGCGCAGTGGAACGCGGACGGCACCATCCGGTTCGCCGGCCGGGTCGACAACCAGGTCAAGCTGCGCGGCTACCGGGTCGAGCTGGACGAGATCGCCCGCGCGATCGAGGAGCACACCTGGGTGCGCCGCTCCGCCGCGATCGTCGCCGGGGACGAGCGCACCGGCCACCAGAACCTGGTCGCCTGCGTCGAGCTCAACCCGCGCGAGGCCGCCCTGATGGACCAGGGCAACCACGGCGGCCACCACCAGTCCAAGGCCAGCAAGCTGCAGGTCAAGGCCCAGCTGTCCGACCCCGGCCTGCGCGACCCGGCCCGGCTGGCCGGCCGCGAGCGGATCGAACTGCCCGGCCGGCGCGAGACCGAGGCCCAGCGCCGGGAGACCTTCGCCCGCAAGACCTACCGCTTCTACGACGGCGGCCCGGTCACCCGCGACGACCTCACCGCGCTGCTCGCCGCCCGCCCCGCCGGCCCCTTCGGCCGTGAGCCGGCGCTCCTCAGCTTCCCCGAACTCGGCCGCGTGCTGCGGTGGTTCGGCCAGTTCCACAGCGAGGAGCGGCTGCTGCCCAAGTACGCCTACGCCTCGCCCGGCGCGCTGTACGCCACCCAGCTCTACCTGGAGACCGGCGGCCTGGACGGGCTCGCCGCCGGGCTGTACTACTACCACCCGGTCGAGCACAGCCTGATCCGGATCGGGCCCGCCGAGCCCCGCACGGAGGCCTACCTGACGCTGCACTTCTCCGGCCGGCACGGCGCCATCGAGCCGGTGTACAAGAACAACATCCGCGAGGTGCTGGAGTTCGAGACCGGCCACATGCTGGGCGTCTTCGAGGAGGTGCTGCCCGAGTACGGGCTGGACGTGCGCCCGCTCGGCCTCGACCCGGCGGTCCGGGGCCGGCTGGACGTCGCCGAGGAGGACCACTACCTGGGCGCCTTCGCCGTCGTCCGCAACGACGGCACGGCCCGCGCCCGGAGCACCGAGCTGTACGTCCAGGCCCACGAGGGCCGGGTGGACGGTCTGCCCGGCGGCCTCTACCGGTACGCCGACGGCGAGCTGACGCACGTCGCGGACGCGGTGGTGGAGCCCCGGCACGTCATCGCGATCAACCAGTCCGTGCACGCCCGGGCCGCGTTCGGCATCACCGCCGTCAGCCGCGCCCCCGAGGAGTGGCTGGAGTACATCGCGCTCGGCACCGAACTGCACCACCTGCAGCGCAACGGCCTGGGCCTGGGCTTCATGTCCTCCGGCTACAGCTCCAAGTCCGGCCATCCGCTGCCCGCCGCGCGCCGCATCGACGAGATCCTCGCCGGGCGCGGCATCGCCACCGGACCGTCGTACTTCTTCCTCGGCGGCAAGGTGAGCGAGGAGCAGATCCGCAGCGAGGGCATGCACGAGGACGCCGTCCACATGAAGGGCCCGGCCGAGATCATCAAGGACGAACTGGCCAAGCTGCTGCCCGACTACATGCTCCCCAACCGGGTGCTGGTCGTGGACGCCCTGCCGCTCACCGCGAACGGCAAGGTCGACCTCAAGGCCCTCGCCGCCTCCGACGCCGTCCGCACGGCCGACGTCCGCAGCGCCTACGTCGCGCCGCGAACCGAGCACGAGCGGTGGCTGGCCGAGGCCTGGGGGCAGGCACTGAAGTACGAGGACGTGTCGGTCGAGGACGAGTTCTTCGCCGTCGGCGGCAACTCGCTGATCGCCGTGGCACTGGTCCACCGGATCAACCGCGAGTTCGACGTCTCGCTGCCGCTGCAGGTGCTGTTCGAGTGCCCGAAACTGGGCGACCTGGCCGCCCGCATCGACCGGGCCCGCGGCGAGGACGGTGCCGGCCCCGGTGAGGGCGGCGGCGCTGCCTCCTCGCGGCTGATCCCGCTGCACCCGGGCGACTCCGGCCGGCCGGTGTTCTGCTGGCCCGGGCTGGGCGGCTACCCGATGAACCTGCGGCTGCTCGGCCGCGAGGCGAGCCGGGGGCGCCCGTTCTACGGCATCCAGGCGCACGGCATCAACGAGGGCGAGAGGCCGTACCCGACCATCCGGGAGACGGCCGCCGCCGACGTCGCCGAACTGCTCCGGGTGCAGCCCGAGGGCCCGTACACGCTGTGGGGCTTCTCCTTCGGCGCCCGCGTCGCCTTCGAGGCGGCCTGGCAGCTGGAGCAGGCCGGCCGGCAGGTGGACCGGCTGCTGCTGATCTGCCCCGGCAACCCCGAGGTGCGCCGGGACGACGGGGGCGCGTGGGGCCGGGAGGCCTCGTACGCCAACCCCGCCTACGTGACCATCCTGTTCGGGGTGTTCACCGGCCGGATCAGCGGCCCCGAGCTGGAGCGCTGCCTGGCCGAGACGGCCGACGAGGCCACCTTCGTCGCCTCCGTGCACCGGCTGCTGCCCGACCTGGACGAGGAGCTGATCCGCCGGATCACCGGAATCGTCGGTGAGACCTACGAGTTCGAGTACAGCTTCCGCGAGCTGGCCGAGCGGCGGCTGGACGCCCCGGTGACCATCTTCAAGGCCGCCGGCGACGACTACTCCTTCATCGAGGGCAGCAGCGGCTACTCCGCGGCCCCGCCCGCCGTGGTCGACCTGACCGGGGACCACTACGGGGTGCTCAAGGAGCACGGGGTCGTCGAACTCGCCGCCGCGATACGGGCGCTGGAGCGGATCACCGACGAGGAAACCGCCCCGGGCCGCTGA
- a CDS encoding GNAT family N-acetyltransferase: MTASRTRPERLWHRPFRRSDRRCAAPDGQATRLPALTGGPHRTARPHLPSLRPAGPAPQAPSRLSLPDGTEVLLRPAGPADKTAALAMHARCSPAALRLRYHGPVRDADRYLDHLLDPRHGRSLAVVAPDGRILALGHLMWDDGEAELAVLVEDGWQRRGLGVALLRRLSATARAAGIGTVYALTHAANAGLIAAMRRLAAPLDFSAEGGTLVITASLGAADPVAHAHHPGR; encoded by the coding sequence ATGACGGCATCACGCACTCGCCCCGAACGGCTCTGGCACCGGCCCTTCCGCAGGTCGGACCGCAGGTGCGCGGCGCCCGACGGCCAGGCCACCCGGCTGCCCGCGCTCACCGGCGGCCCGCACCGGACCGCCCGGCCGCACCTGCCGTCGCTGCGCCCGGCCGGCCCGGCGCCGCAGGCCCCGTCCCGGCTGTCCCTGCCGGACGGGACCGAGGTGCTGCTGCGTCCGGCCGGCCCCGCCGACAAGACGGCGGCGCTGGCGATGCACGCCCGCTGCTCCCCCGCCGCGCTGCGGTTGCGCTACCACGGCCCGGTCCGCGACGCCGACCGCTACCTCGACCACCTGCTGGACCCGCGGCACGGCCGCAGCCTGGCCGTGGTCGCCCCGGACGGGCGGATCCTCGCGCTGGGGCACCTGATGTGGGACGACGGCGAGGCCGAGCTGGCCGTGCTGGTCGAGGACGGCTGGCAGCGGCGCGGCCTGGGGGTGGCGCTGCTGCGCCGGCTGTCGGCGACGGCCCGGGCGGCCGGCATCGGGACGGTGTACGCGCTGACGCACGCCGCCAACGCCGGTCTGATCGCCGCGATGCGCCGGCTGGCCGCGCCGCTGGACTTCAGCGCCGAGGGCGGCACCCTGGTGATCACGGCCTCCCTGGGCGCCGCGGACCCGGTCGCCCACGCCCACCACCCGGGCCGCTGA